TACTGCACGAACGCGATGAGCGTCCCGACCGTGAGCGCCTCGCGCATGGCCTCCGTCCCGCCGAACCAGATCACGAGCGCCAGCGCCGCCGACGCGATGATGTCGACGACGGGGTAGAAGAGGGCGTAGTAGTAGACCGTCTGGACGTGGGCGTCGCGGTGGGCCTCGTTGACGGCCTCGAACCGGCGCTGCTCCTCGGCCTCGCGCCCGAAGATCTGGACCACGCTCATGCCCGTCACGTGCTCCTGGAGGAACGCGTTGAGCCGGCCGACCTGCTTCCGGGTCTCGCGGTAGGCCTCCCGCATCTTCCGCCGGAACACCTCCGTCGCGAGGACCATCGGCGGGAGGGCCAGGAGCGCGACGATGCCGAGCTCGAGGTCGAGCGACAGCATGAAGTAGCCGATGAACACGACCCGGGCGAGGTCGCCGAGCATGGTCACGGCGCCGGCCGACAGGAGGTCGGCGAGGGCCTCGATGTCGCTCGTGGCCCGCGTGATGAGCGTGCCGATGGGCGTTTTGTCGAAGAACGCCAGCCGCTGGCGCTCGATGAACCGGAAGACGCGCGTGCGGAGGTCATAGAGCGCGTGCTGCCCGACCCACTGGGTGAGGTACCCGAGCGCGAAGTACGCGATGCCCTCGGCTACGAGGACGCCCGCGATGAGGCCGACGATCCGCATGAGCCCGGGCACGTCGCCGGGCAGGATGAAGTCGTCGACGGCCTGCTGGACGAGGCGGGGGCGGAGCGGGCCGAGGAACGCGACGGTGAACGTCAGCGCGAGGGCCGCGGCGACGTGCCAGCGGTAAGGCCAGAGGAGGGCGCCGAGGCGTCGGGCGAGGCCCTTCGGCGGGCGCCAGGTCTGGGGGGAGGAATCGGCCACGAGGCAAGCTACCCCGCCGCCGTCGCCTACGGTTCCGCGCGGCTCGGCCCCCGGCCGGCGATCCGCCTCCCTCGTGCCGGGCGGTCAACCTTCCGGCATGGACGTGATCGACCTCGCCGTGCTGGCGGAGCGCGCGCTCGACCCGCTCGGCCGGTTCGACGTGCAGGAGGTGCTGGCCGCCCGCCTCGGCCGCCGCGCCTTCCGGATGCTCACCGATACCCCAGCGTCGACGGGACGTTACCGGGTCGTCACTGGACATGGCTCCGCCCGCCTCGGCGCCGAGGCGGGCGGAGCCGGCGCGCTGCCGCTACCGGCGGACCTCGTAGCGCTGGAGCTCCTCGGCGGCCTGCGTGTTCGGAAACACCTCCCGCGCCTCGGCGACGAGCGGTGCCGGGTCGGCGTAGCGGGCGGAGAAGTGCGTGAGGAGCAGCTTCTTGGCGCCGGCGTCGCGGGCGACCTCGGCGGCCTGCCGGGCCGTCGAGTGGCCGACGTCGGCGGCCCGCGCGCCGTGCTCCTCGGTGAACGTGGCCTCGTGGAGCACGAGGTCGACGCCCTCGGCCAGGAGCCGGCCGTTCTCGCAGGGCGTCGTGTCGAGGACGTAGGCGAACGCGCCGCCCGGCCGCGGCGGCCCGACCAGCCCGTCCGGCTCGACCACCGTTCCGTCGGCGAGCGTGACGGCCTCGCGCCGCTTGAGCGCCTCGAACTGCCATCCCTCCGTGATGCCCGCCGCCCGCGCCGCCTCGCCGTCGACCGAGCCCGGCCGCGTTTTTTCCTGGTACCGGAAGCCGGCGCAGAACACGCGGTGCTCGATGGGCCGCGCCTCAATCGTCACGGCGTCGTCCTCGAACACGACCTCGTGCTCGAAGTCCTCGGACAGCTCGCGGTAGGTCACGTCGAACGGGAGCCAGTCGTTCTTGAGCCCCGGCATGGCGCTCATGACGTCCCGGAGCCCGGTCGGGCCGACGATCGTGAGCGGGTCGGTCCGCTCGAGAAGCGCGAGCGTCGTCACGAGGCCGGGGAGGCCGTAGAGGTGGTCGCCGTGGAGGTGCGTGATGCAGATGGCGTCGAGCGGCCCCCGCGCGAGCCCGCCGCGGACGAGCTGGAGCTGGGTCCCCTCGCCGCAGTCGAACAGGACGTTCCGGCCCTCGCGGCGGACGAGCGCGCCGGCGAGGTGCCGCGTGCGGGTAGGGATGGCGGAGCCGACCCCGAGGGGGATCACGTCGAACACGATGGACAAAGCAGTGGGGAGGGGCGGCCGTCAACCCACGTCGCCCGCCGGTGTTCGGGGGCTGGTCGTGGGTTGACGGCGGTATGGAGGCGTCCTGCTCCCGTCTCAGGCAGTCGGTCGAACCACCGAGGCGGGCAGGGGTGGCCTGCCTCGGTAAAAGCGTCCTCCCGTGGTCCCCGGCCCGTCGCCGGTGGTCAGCGCGTCCCGCGCGTTCAGTACAATGACGTGTTGAACGCCGGCCGGTGCGTCTTGGAGACGGCGTGGTCCTCACCGAGCGTCTGGAAGAGAGCGACCGCCAGCTTTCGGGCGCCGTCGTCGTCGTAGTAACGGTCGGCGCGGATGGCGTCGATGAGGCGGGCGAGCGTGGCGTCGAGGTCGCCGGACTGGAGCCCGCGGAGGGCGTCGGCGACGGGCTCGCGGGCGGGGCCGTCAGGGAGCGCGGCCGGGTCGCGGTCGAGGGCGTCGAGGACCGTGCGGACCGCCTCGCCCTCGGGCGTGTGGAGATCGCCGACGAGGTCGCGTGCGCGGGAGCCGTCGTCGAACACGAGGAGGCGGGCGAGGCGGGTACGGGCCGCCGTGGCCCAGCCGGCCGCCTCCGCCTCGGGGTCGGCGAGAGCCGCCTCGAACTCCGCGCGGGCCGTGTCCCGGTCGCCGGCCTCCCACGCGGCCTCGGCGGCTTTCGCGTGCTTGCGAGCGGGGGACGGGAGGTGCTCGTCGAGCCACTGGCGGAGGACGTGCTCGGGGAGCGCCCCCGTGAACTCGGCCGCCACGGCGCCGTCGACGAACAGCTTGACGGCCGGAATGCCGCGGATGCCGAACTGCTGCATCAGCCCCGGTGCCTCGTCCGTGTTGACCTTTGCGAGCGTCCACCGGCCGCCGGCCTCGGCGGCGAGCGTCTCCAAGATCGGCCCGAGCACGCGACAGGGGCCGCACCACGGCGCCCAGAAGTCCACGAGGACGGGCCGCTCACGGCTGGCCTCGACGACGTCGGTCTGGAAATCGAGCGGGGGGCTCGCGGGCGCGTTCATGGTGTCGAGAAAGGGGGAATAGGGGAGCTCGGCCGGCACACGGCCACCTCGGCGCGGTAGGCTGGCGTGTCACGGACGCTCCCATTCCCGGTTCCCATGCGCCTCCCGCTCCTCCTCGCCCTCGCGGGCCTCACGATTCTCGCCGGCTGCCAGACCGCCAACACGCGGCTGGCGGAGGACACGGAAGCGGCCGTCGCGGCCGCCCAGGCCGACCAGCCCATCACCGGCGCGCCGACCCCCGCCGACGACGGCCCCGACTACGTCGCCTCCGCCGACAGCCTCCGGTTCCCGGGCGAGGTCCACCTCCGCAACGTCCGCCAGCTCACGTTCGGCGGCAACAACGCCGAGGCCTACTGGAGCCCCGACGGCGCCGCGCTCATCTTCCAGAGCGACTGGGACGCGATCAACCCCCAGGGCTGCGACCAGCAGTTCGTGATGTCCGTCGCCGAGGGCGCCGGGCGCGACGGCGACGGCGCCGAGCTCGTCTCCACGGGCCGCGGCCGGACGACCTGCGGCTACTTCCTCTCGGACGACCGGATCGTCTACGCCTCGACGCACCCCGGCGGCGACGCCTGCCCCGTCACGGCCGCGTCGCAGACCGGCCGCTACGTCTGGGACATCTTCCCCAGCTACGACATCTACGTCGCCGACGCCGACGGCCGGAACCTGGAGGTCCTGATCGGCGGCGAGGGCTACGACGCGGAGGCGACCGTCAGCCCCGACGGCCGGTACGTGATCTTCACCTCGACGCGCTCCGGCGACCTCGAGCTCTGGCGCTACGACACGGGGACGGGCGACCTCCTCCAGCTCACCGACACGCTGGGCTACGACGGCGGGGCCTTCTTCTCGCCCGACGGCTCGAAGATCGTCTGGCGCGCCTCCCGCCCGACCGGCGCCGACGCCGAGTCCTACCGCGCGCTCCTCGCGCAGGACGCCGTCCAGCCCGGCGCGCTCAACCTGTTCGTCGCCGATGCCGACGGCTCGAACGCCCGCCAGGTGACCGACCTCCCGGGCGCCAACTGGGCCCCGTTCTTCCACCCGTCGGGCGAGCGGATCCTCTTCGCCTCGAACCACCACACGCTCGCCGAGGGCGGCCGCGAGTTCGACCTGTTCCTCGTCGGCCTCGACGGAGGCGCCCCTGAGCGCGTCACGTTCTCCGGCACGTTCGACGCCTTCCCGATGTTCTCGCCCGACGGCACGCGCCTCGTGTTCGCCTCGAACCGCCGCGGCGACCGCGCCGACAGCCGCGACACGAACGTCTTCGTCGCCGACTGGGTCGAGAACCCGACCGAGGCCGACCGCCTGTTCGGCACGGAGTAGCCCGCCTCGGTACCGAGGCGGAAGGGGCGGGAGGTATCCTCGGGGGCTCGCCCAGACCCGTGACGCCCGCCGCCGCCTACCTCCACGTCCTCGCCGCCTTCGCCGACTTCGACGGGCGCGCGTCGCGGGCCGAGCTGTGGGGCTTCGTGCTCGTCCACACGCTCGTGATGGGCGTACTGGTGGTCGCCTCGGCCGTCGTCGGGCGGTGGAGCGGCATGGGGTGGATCGCCGGGAGCGCCGTGGTCGCGCTCTACCTCGCCGTCTCGTTCTTTCCGGCCCTCTCGGCCGTCGCCCGGCGGCTCCACGACACCGGGCGGAGCAGTCTGCTCGTCGCTCTCGGCCTCGTGCCCATCGTCGGGTTGCTTCTGCTCTACTGGCTCGTGCTCCCAGGCGAGCCGGGGCCGAATCGGTACGGTCAGCCGCCTGAATGACGGGAGGGCGCCGAGCAGAAGTCGTCTCTGCTCGGCGCCCATCGGATCCATGGTTCGGCGCTAGATGCCGAACCCGTCGTCCATGCCGCCGCCCTGCTGGGGCTGCTGCGGCTGCTGCGGGCGGTTCTGGTTCGAGCCGAACGTGTACGTCAGCGTGAACGAGGCCTGGCGGATGGCCGGGTCGAACGACGTGTCGCGGAAGACGCGGCCGTCGTTGGTCTCGAACTCGAACTTGGCCAGCCCGAACGGGTCGTTGACGCGGGCCGCGAGCTGGATGCTCTCCGTGATCCGCTGGTTCAGCCCGATCGTCGAGAACGCGAACGCCTTCCGCTCGCCGTCGACCGACGGCTGGGCGCCGTTGTAGAACACGAAGCCCTGGAGGTTCGTCCCGTCGCGGACCTCCCACTGGAGGCTGGCGCGCGCGTTGTGCGACAGGGCCGAGACTTCGTCCGTGCCCGGCGTCGCGTCGGCGAGGACGGCCTGGTAGACGCTGCCCGACACGAACCCGCGGAGCGGGCCGAACTGCCCGAAGAACGTGAGGTCGGCGCCGTAGTTCGTCTCCGTGTCGAGGTTGGCGATCGTGAATAGGCCGACGCCCGTCTCCGGGTCGGTCGAGACGCGCCGCGTGATGGAGTCGGTCGTCCGGCGGTAGAACGGCGTGAGCGTCGCGAAGAACTTGTACTGGAGCGTGAGCTCGTACGAGTCGGTGTATTCAGGCCGGAGGCCGGGGTTGCCGGTGCGGACGAACGTCGTGTCGGAGAGGTCCGGGAACGGGTTGAGGAAGAACGTCTGCGGCCGCTGGATCCGGCGCGAGTACGAGCCCTTGACGAGCGTGCCCGGCTCGAGGGCGTAGGTCAGGAAAGCGCTCGGGAAGAGGCTCGTGTAGCTCAGCGACGTCTCGGCGTCGGGGTCGATGAACGGGTTGGCCTCCTCGGGGAGCTCCGTGAGCAGGTCGAAGTTGCGCTGGGCGTACTCGGCGCGGAGGCCGACCTGGGCCTGGAACGGCCCGAGCGGGCGGGCGCCCTGGACGTAGGCCGCGACGATCTGGCGGTCGTAGTCGAACGCGTTGGTCTGGTTCGGGTCGATCTCGAGGTCGTCGCGGGTGTCGCCCGAGAGGAACTCGCTGTCGCTGGCGACCCACTCGGCCGAGGCCTTCGTGCCGAGCTCGAGCTTGAGCGGCCCGACCGGCCGCGTGTAGTCGACCTGGAACGAGGCCTCGTCGTTGATCTGGTCCGTCGTCTGCGACTGGACGCCCGTGAGGACGTCGTCGGTGGCCAAGTCGAGGAACAGCCCGAGGCCGCCGTTCTCGAAGTGCGTGTAGCGGGTCTCGATGGCCAGCTCGTGGTCGCTCTGGGCGCCGCCGCCGCCGCGCGAGCCGCCGAAGCCGCCCATCCGCATCCGGCCGCCGCCCGCGTCGCCGCCCGCGCCACCACCGCTGTCCATGGCGTTCTCGAACCGGCGCCGGAAGACGAGCGCGGCGTCGCCGTTGAGCCCGTCGGAGTCGTTGTCGATGTCGCGGAACGTCTCGACCGGGGAGCCCCCGCCGATCGTCCGCTCGAACGTCGTCAGGCCATTCGTCGTGCCGTCGCGGAAGCCGAACGAGCCCTCGGCCGTGAGCGTCGTGCTCTCGCCGAGGTCGTAGGTCGCCGAGCCGTTGAGGAAGTGCGAGCTCTCGTCGTTGCCGCTGTCGCCGAGCTGGTACACGGCGAAGGCCCCGTCGAGCTCGCGCGTCTCGGTCGTGAACGTCGTCTGGCGCTCACCGTAGCGGTAGCCGTACTGGAGGTTCGTGTCCCAGGCCCCCGACTGGTAGGAGAGGTTCGCGCCGAGCTGGCCCGAGAGCTCGGTCCCGCCGCCGAACGTGAGGCCGCCGGAGAGGCCGCGGTCGGTCCCCTCCACGAGCACGATGTTGATGATCCCGCCCATCCCGTCGGGCTCGTACTTCGCCGACGGGTTCGGGATGACCTCGACGCGCTCGACCTTCTCGGCCGGGATCTGGCGGAGGAGCGCCGCGAGGAAGGCCCCCCGCACCGGGACGGGCCGCCCGTCGATCTGGATCACGACGTTCTGGTTGCCCCGCAGCGAGATGTTGCCGTCCGTGTCGACCTCGAGCGAGGGGAGCGTCTGGAGCGTCTCGATGGCGCTCCCGCCCGCCGTCACGGCCTGCTCCTGGACGTTGTAGACCGTCCGGTCGGCCTGCTGCTCGACGAACTCGCGCCGCGCCGTGACCTCGGCCTCGCCGAGCACCTCGGCGCCCTCACTCAGCCGGACCTCTCCGAGAGCCGTCGGCGCCCCGGCCGCGACCTCGAAGGCTTCGAGCGGGCGCATGTCGTAGCCGATGAAGCTGACGCGGGCGACGTACCGGCCCGGCCGGACGGGGTCGATCGACACGGCCCCGTCGACATCCGCGGCACCGCCGGTGGCAAACGACGTGTCGGGCAGCGCGTAGAGGGCGAGCGTGGCCTGCGGGAGCGGGGCGCCCGTGGCGTCGTCGACGATGGTGGCCGTGACGGCGCCTTGGGGGCGAGCGCCGGGCTGAGCGAACGCGGGCGCGGCGATCAGCAAGGCCAGCAGGAGGGGGGGGTACCGGAGGGACATGGGGGACGCGGGGGAGTCTGGCCTCCAACGGGAGCACCGTTAGAGAGTTGTGTCGATCGAGGTTGGTTGCACTTCGCTGTCGCGAACGGCACGGCGGGTGAGGCGAGGTGCAGAGCGCTCGGCGGATCGCCCTACGGGGGCGGTGGCCGACGGTTGCGTGGAGGTCGCGCCGCGAAGGAACGGCCAGTTGCAGGACCGCGCACAAGAGAGAGGTGGAAAGAAACGAGGGATATGGAAAGGTGGGGCGTGGGGAAGAGGAGCGCCATGACCCATTCGTGGCGGACCGGCTGAGGGTTCGCCGAGGGCCGCTGGAGGCGTGGGTGCCGGCCGGCGCGCGGCCATAGCTTGGCATCTCCCTCCGGATCCCCCCGTCCGATGCCCGTCCGCCTGCTGATCGTGTTCGCCTTGGTCGGGCTCGCCGGGTGCGTGCCGTACACCGTCGGGTCGACCCCGGCGACCGTCGCCCCGCGCGAAATCGAGCCGAGCGCGATGCTCCAGATCGCCTCCGGGCGCCGCGACCTCGACCGCGACGACGAGCCGGGCGGCGCGGCTCTGATGCTCGGCAACGAGGCCCGCCTCGGGCTCGACGAGCGGTCCGACGTCGGCGTCCGCCTGATCGGCCTCGGCAGCCTCACGGCGACCTACAAGCGACGGCTCACGGGCCCGATCCGAGGGGACGCCGGGACATCGCTGATCGTGGGGGCGGGCGTGATCGGCGCGAGCCACCTCCACCTCGAGGCCACCGTCGTCGCGTCGCCCGGCCCCATCGATGGCGCCCCGCGCGTGGTGCCGTACGGCGCGCTCCGGCTCCAGGACCTCACGCCGTTCTCCGGCGACGCGCTCGACACGACGCCGGCGCTCGGCCTCGTCGTGGGCGGCCGGTTCGGGTGGCCGGACCTCGCCGTCAGCCCCGAGATCGGCGTGTTCTACAGTCCCTCGCCGCTGGCTGGCGACGACGACGTCATTGTGGTCCCGTCGGTGACGGTCCGGGGCGACCGACTCCGAAAGGCGCTCGGCCTCTGACGTCGTCCGCCTCGGGCACTTTCCGGCCGGGCTCGGCGTCGACGCTGCGCCCTTTCCTCCCCCCGACATGGACGTCCCCGCCGCGCTCCAACCGTACGTCCGCACCGCGTGGCTGCCCGAGACCGCCGAGGAGGACGGCCCGCGTACGGCCTCGAAGCTCGGTGGCACGGCCTGGATCCCCGCCGACGAGACGTGGCCGGCGTGCCCGAACTGCGGCCGGTCGCTCCAACTCCTCCTCCAACTAAACCCCGACGACCTGCCCGAGGCGGTCCGGGGCGAGGTCGGCGAGGGGCTCGTCCAGCTCTTCTACTGCACGTCGCAGGACCCGCTCTGCGAGGTCGACTGCGAGGCGTTCTTCCCGTTTTCGGCCTCCGTCGTCGCTCGCCGCGTGGTCCCCGACGGGGAGGGGAGCGAGGCCGTCCCGGACCTCGCCGACCCGTTCCCGCCGCGTCGCGTGGTCGGCTGGCGGCCCGTCGACGACCTCCCGGTGCCGGAGGACGCGCCGGAGCTGAGCCTGCCGGACGAGGTCTGGGACGAGGTGTATCGGCACGGCCTCGTCGAGCGCGACAAGCTCGCGGGGTGGCCCACCTGGATCCAGGGGCCGGAGCGCCCGGCGTGCCCGCGCTGCGGGACGGAGATGCGGGTCGTCTTCCAGATCGTGTCCGACGACACGCTGCCCATCCTCTTCGGTGACATGGGGACGGGCCACCTCACGCGGTGCCCCGAGCACGCGGACGTGCTCACCTTCGGCTGGGCCTGCACGTGAGCCGGCCCCACTCCGGCGCTGCTGACTCGTAAGGACTCCCCACGCCGTCGGCGCCGGGGGCTCCTAGCTTGCGGCCTCCCCCTGAGACCCATGACGACGCTCGACACGCTCCGCCCGCTCCTCGACCGCCGGATCCTCGTCCTCGACGGGGCCATGGGCACCATGATCCAGCGCGCCGGGATCACCGAGGCCGACATCCGGGGGGACCGGTTCGCCGACTGGCCCGGGTCCCTGGCCGGCGCCAACGACCTCCTCTGCCTCACGCAGCCCGACGTCATCGCCGGCATCCACCGCCAGTACTTCGCCGCCGGCGCCGACGTCGCCTCGACGAACACGTTCAACGCCCAGGCCATCTCGCTGGCGGACTACGACCTCTCGGACCTCGCCTACGAGCTCAACGTCGCCGCCGCCCGCCTCGCCCGCGACGCCGCCGAGGCGGCCTCGACCGACGACCGGCCGCGGTTCGTCGCCGGCTCGATCGGGCCGATGAACCGGACGCTCTCGCTCTCGCCCGACGTCGAGGACCCCGGCTTCCGGGCCGTCACCTTCGACGAGGTGAAGGACGCCTACGCGACCCAGATCCGCGGGCTCGTCGACGGCGGGGCCGACGTGCTCCTGGTCGAGACCATCTTCGACACGCTCAACGCGAAGGCGGCCGTCGTCGCCCTCCGCGAGCACCGCCGCGCGACCGGGAGCCTTCCGCCGGTCATGATCTCGGGCACCATCGTCGACCAGTCGGGGCGGACGCTCGTGGGGCAGACCGTCGAGGCGTTCCACACGTCGCTGGCCCACGCGCCGGAGCTCCTGTCGTTCGGGCTCAACTGCGCGCTGGGGAGCGCCCAGATGCGGCCGTTCCTGGAGGAGCTGGCCGCCGCGACGCCGGCCTACGTCAGCCTCTACCCGAACGCCGGGCTGCCGAACGAGCTCGGCGGCTACGACGAGGGGCCGGCCTTCATGGCCGAGCAGGCCCGCGCCTATGCCGAGGAGGGCCTCCTCAACCTCGTCGGCGGGTGCTGCGGGACGACGCCCGACCACATCGCCGCCATCGCCGAGGCCGTCCGGGACCTCCCGCCTCGGGTGGCCTCCGAGCCGACCCGGACGTTCCGGGCGGCCGGGCTCGAGACGCTCACGATCCGCCCCGAGACCAACTTCGTCAACGTCGGCGAGCGGACGAACGTGACGGGCTCCCGCCGCTTCGCCCGGCTCATCAAGGAGGACGACTACGACGAGGCCCTGAGCGTCGCGGCGCAGCAGGTCGAGGCTGGCGCGCAGATGGTCGACGTGAACATGGACGAGGGGATGCTCGACAGCGCCGCGGCCATGCAGCGGTTCCTGCTCCTCGCGATGGCCGAGCCCGACATCGCCCGCGTCCCGGTCGTCGTCGACTCGTCGAAGTGGGACGTCATCGAGGCCGGGCTGAAGTGCGTGCCCGGCAAGCCGGTCGTCAACTCGATCTCGATGAAGGAGGGCGAGGACGCCTTCCGCCAGCAGGCCGAGCGGGCGCGCGACTACGGCGCCGCCGTCATCGTGATGGCCTTCGACGAGGACGGCCAGGCCGACACGCTGGAGCGCCGGATCGAGGTGTGCCAGCGGGCCTACCGGATTCTGACCGAGGAGGTCGGCGTGCCGCCCGAGGACGTCGTCTTCGACCCGAACATCTTCGCCGTCGCGACGGGCCTTGAGGAGCACCGCCGCTACGCGATCGACTTTCTCGAGGCGACGCGGTGGATCAAGGAGCACCTGCCCCACGCGCGCGTCTCGGGCGGCGTCTCGAACCTCTCGTTCTCGTTCCGCGGCAACGAGCCCGTCCGCGAGGCGATGCATTCGGCGTTCCTCTACCACGCGGTCCAGGCCGGGATGGACATGGGGATCGTCAACGCCGGCCAGCTGGCGGTCTACGACGACCTCGACCCCGAGCTGAAGGAGGCCGTCGAGGACGTCCTCTTCGACCGCCGCGACGACGCGACCGAGCGCCTCGTCGACCTCGCCGAGTCCTACCGCCAACCGGACGCCGCCGCGGAGGCCAAGACGGCCGCGTGGCGCGACGCGCCGGTCGAGGAGCGCCTGAGCCACGCGCTCGTCAAGGGCATCACGGACCACATCGAGGCCGACACGGAGGAGGCCCGCCAGCAGTTCGACCGCCCGCTCGACGTGATCGAGGGGCCGCTGATGGCCGGCATGAACCGCGTCGGCGACCTGTTCGGGTCGGGCAAGATGTTCCTCCCGCAGGTCGTCAAGAGCGCCCGCGTGATGAAGCGGGCCGTGGCGTACCTCACGCCCTACATCGAGGCCGAGCAGGTCGA
This sequence is a window from Rubrivirga marina. Protein-coding genes within it:
- a CDS encoding outer membrane beta-barrel family protein, coding for MSLRYPPLLLALLIAAPAFAQPGARPQGAVTATIVDDATGAPLPQATLALYALPDTSFATGGAADVDGAVSIDPVRPGRYVARVSFIGYDMRPLEAFEVAAGAPTALGEVRLSEGAEVLGEAEVTARREFVEQQADRTVYNVQEQAVTAGGSAIETLQTLPSLEVDTDGNISLRGNQNVVIQIDGRPVPVRGAFLAALLRQIPAEKVERVEVIPNPSAKYEPDGMGGIINIVLVEGTDRGLSGGLTFGGGTELSGQLGANLSYQSGAWDTNLQYGYRYGERQTTFTTETRELDGAFAVYQLGDSGNDESSHFLNGSATYDLGESTTLTAEGSFGFRDGTTNGLTTFERTIGGGSPVETFRDIDNDSDGLNGDAALVFRRRFENAMDSGGGAGGDAGGGRMRMGGFGGSRGGGGAQSDHELAIETRYTHFENGGLGLFLDLATDDVLTGVQSQTTDQINDEASFQVDYTRPVGPLKLELGTKASAEWVASDSEFLSGDTRDDLEIDPNQTNAFDYDRQIVAAYVQGARPLGPFQAQVGLRAEYAQRNFDLLTELPEEANPFIDPDAETSLSYTSLFPSAFLTYALEPGTLVKGSYSRRIQRPQTFFLNPFPDLSDTTFVRTGNPGLRPEYTDSYELTLQYKFFATLTPFYRRTTDSITRRVSTDPETGVGLFTIANLDTETNYGADLTFFGQFGPLRGFVSGSVYQAVLADATPGTDEVSALSHNARASLQWEVRDGTNLQGFVFYNGAQPSVDGERKAFAFSTIGLNQRITESIQLAARVNDPFGLAKFEFETNDGRVFRDTSFDPAIRQASFTLTYTFGSNQNRPQQPQQPQQGGGMDDGFGI
- a CDS encoding DUF805 domain-containing protein codes for the protein MTPAAAYLHVLAAFADFDGRASRAELWGFVLVHTLVMGVLVVASAVVGRWSGMGWIAGSAVVALYLAVSFFPALSAVARRLHDTGRSSLLVALGLVPIVGLLLLYWLVLPGEPGPNRYGQPPE
- a CDS encoding DUF1963 domain-containing protein; protein product: MDVPAALQPYVRTAWLPETAEEDGPRTASKLGGTAWIPADETWPACPNCGRSLQLLLQLNPDDLPEAVRGEVGEGLVQLFYCTSQDPLCEVDCEAFFPFSASVVARRVVPDGEGSEAVPDLADPFPPRRVVGWRPVDDLPVPEDAPELSLPDEVWDEVYRHGLVERDKLAGWPTWIQGPERPACPRCGTEMRVVFQIVSDDTLPILFGDMGTGHLTRCPEHADVLTFGWACT
- the metH gene encoding methionine synthase codes for the protein MTTLDTLRPLLDRRILVLDGAMGTMIQRAGITEADIRGDRFADWPGSLAGANDLLCLTQPDVIAGIHRQYFAAGADVASTNTFNAQAISLADYDLSDLAYELNVAAARLARDAAEAASTDDRPRFVAGSIGPMNRTLSLSPDVEDPGFRAVTFDEVKDAYATQIRGLVDGGADVLLVETIFDTLNAKAAVVALREHRRATGSLPPVMISGTIVDQSGRTLVGQTVEAFHTSLAHAPELLSFGLNCALGSAQMRPFLEELAAATPAYVSLYPNAGLPNELGGYDEGPAFMAEQARAYAEEGLLNLVGGCCGTTPDHIAAIAEAVRDLPPRVASEPTRTFRAAGLETLTIRPETNFVNVGERTNVTGSRRFARLIKEDDYDEALSVAAQQVEAGAQMVDVNMDEGMLDSAAAMQRFLLLAMAEPDIARVPVVVDSSKWDVIEAGLKCVPGKPVVNSISMKEGEDAFRQQAERARDYGAAVIVMAFDEDGQADTLERRIEVCQRAYRILTEEVGVPPEDVVFDPNIFAVATGLEEHRRYAIDFLEATRWIKEHLPHARVSGGVSNLSFSFRGNEPVREAMHSAFLYHAVQAGMDMGIVNAGQLAVYDDLDPELKEAVEDVLFDRRDDATERLVDLAESYRQPDAAAEAKTAAWRDAPVEERLSHALVKGITDHIEADTEEARQQFDRPLDVIEGPLMAGMNRVGDLFGSGKMFLPQVVKSARVMKRAVAYLTPYIEAEQVEAKARTKVLMATVKGDVHDIGKNIVGVVLGCNGYDVIDLGVMVPSQTILDAAREHAVDAIGLSGLITPSLDEMVHVAKEMERAGLKLPLLIGGATTSKLHTAVKVAPHYSGPAVHVLDASKSVPAVSSLVGEGRDAYAKGVADEYADVRERYAARQRTQTILSIGEARANAQRVEFTDLPVPHDLGVHPVEASVGELRSWIDWGPFFIAWEMRGSYPQIFDDPDKGETARKLYDDAQALLDEIERDGRLTPKAVFGLFPARADGDDLRLDTEAGEVALHTLRQQTQKTPGKPNRALSDFVAPEGDHLGAFVVTIHGAEALAAEARAAHDDYRAILAQSLADRLAEALAEWLHAHVRREAWGYAPDEDLSDKEILRERYRGIRPAPGYPAQPDHTEKVTIFDLLDADHHTGAGLTEHLAMTPPATVCGIYFAHPDASYFNVGPLGRDQVEDYAARKGMSVEAIERWLSPVLAYEPTEDSGRTLPAQAA
- a CDS encoding TolB family protein, whose product is MRLPLLLALAGLTILAGCQTANTRLAEDTEAAVAAAQADQPITGAPTPADDGPDYVASADSLRFPGEVHLRNVRQLTFGGNNAEAYWSPDGAALIFQSDWDAINPQGCDQQFVMSVAEGAGRDGDGAELVSTGRGRTTCGYFLSDDRIVYASTHPGGDACPVTAASQTGRYVWDIFPSYDIYVADADGRNLEVLIGGEGYDAEATVSPDGRYVIFTSTRSGDLELWRYDTGTGDLLQLTDTLGYDGGAFFSPDGSKIVWRASRPTGADAESYRALLAQDAVQPGALNLFVADADGSNARQVTDLPGANWAPFFHPSGERILFASNHHTLAEGGREFDLFLVGLDGGAPERVTFSGTFDAFPMFSPDGTRLVFASNRRGDRADSRDTNVFVADWVENPTEADRLFGTE
- a CDS encoding thioredoxin family protein; this translates as MNAPASPPLDFQTDVVEASRERPVLVDFWAPWCGPCRVLGPILETLAAEAGGRWTLAKVNTDEAPGLMQQFGIRGIPAVKLFVDGAVAAEFTGALPEHVLRQWLDEHLPSPARKHAKAAEAAWEAGDRDTARAEFEAALADPEAEAAGWATAARTRLARLLVFDDGSRARDLVGDLHTPEGEAVRTVLDALDRDPAALPDGPAREPVADALRGLQSGDLDATLARLIDAIRADRYYDDDGARKLAVALFQTLGEDHAVSKTHRPAFNTSLY
- a CDS encoding ribonuclease Z, translated to MFDVIPLGVGSAIPTRTRHLAGALVRREGRNVLFDCGEGTQLQLVRGGLARGPLDAICITHLHGDHLYGLPGLVTTLALLERTDPLTIVGPTGLRDVMSAMPGLKNDWLPFDVTYRELSEDFEHEVVFEDDAVTIEARPIEHRVFCAGFRYQEKTRPGSVDGEAARAAGITEGWQFEALKRREAVTLADGTVVEPDGLVGPPRPGGAFAYVLDTTPCENGRLLAEGVDLVLHEATFTEEHGARAADVGHSTARQAAEVARDAGAKKLLLTHFSARYADPAPLVAEAREVFPNTQAAEELQRYEVRR